Proteins co-encoded in one Alphaproteobacteria bacterium genomic window:
- a CDS encoding aspartate 1-decarboxylase, with the protein MLLTMMKGKIHRAVCTGADLHYNGSITVDPLLLKAAGILEHEQVDVLNISNGARLTTYAIKSKKAGGGEITINGAAAHLVKKGDLLIICAFAQMKPKAAAKHKPKVILVDARNQIAKTARKSVGGKHVQPKLVKKR; encoded by the coding sequence ATGTTACTCACGATGATGAAAGGCAAAATCCACCGCGCAGTCTGCACTGGCGCGGACTTGCATTATAACGGCTCCATCACGGTTGACCCTTTGTTGCTTAAAGCTGCTGGCATTCTCGAGCACGAGCAAGTGGACGTGCTGAACATCTCTAATGGCGCACGCCTGACCACCTATGCCATCAAATCGAAAAAAGCAGGTGGTGGTGAAATCACCATCAACGGTGCGGCAGCCCACCTCGTGAAAAAAGGCGACCTCCTCATCATCTGCGCCTTTGCGCAAATGAAACCAAAGGCCGCAGCAAAACATAAGCCAAAAGTGATTCTGGTCGATGCCAGAAACCAAATCGCAAAGACCGCGCGTAAAAGCGTTGGCGGCAAACACGTGCAACCCAAACTCGTAAAGAAGAGATAA
- a CDS encoding GNAT family N-acetyltransferase yields the protein MSVSVDVFDATAPYASEIGAFVVSIQHEHGVPITLEQQPDLFRIHEVYIATGGNFWVASDGDKVVGTIALINVGGGIGVLRKMFVAPAYRGTPHRLGQQLLDGLMAWAKQQNFKHIYLGTVDILKAAQRFYEKNGFCLFPESDLPTEIAHIKMPDDNLYYAKGIAA from the coding sequence ATGTCAGTCTCCGTAGATGTTTTCGACGCCACTGCACCTTACGCAAGTGAAATTGGCGCGTTTGTTGTCTCCATCCAGCACGAGCATGGCGTGCCTATTACGCTTGAGCAACAGCCAGATTTATTCCGCATTCATGAAGTATATATTGCTACAGGCGGTAACTTTTGGGTCGCTTCTGACGGCGATAAGGTCGTTGGAACTATCGCTCTCATTAATGTGGGTGGCGGCATCGGAGTGCTGCGCAAAATGTTTGTTGCGCCAGCCTATCGCGGCACACCTCATCGTCTTGGCCAACAATTATTGGATGGCTTGATGGCATGGGCCAAACAGCAAAACTTTAAGCACATTTATCTTGGCACAGTCGATATTCTGAAAGCTGCCCAGCGCTTTTATGAGAAGAACGGATTTTGCCTTTTTCCTGAATCAGATTTGCCGACAGAAATCGCACACATCAAAATGCCCGACGATAACCTTTATTACGCAAAGGGAATCGCCGCATGA
- a CDS encoding YqgE/AlgH family protein translates to MSKNFLSKAKSMLIGSEPKPALVTEHPITLRSETVTTPSIHMLDGREQKEGYLAGQLLVATPLIDSGPFQRSVVFVFAHGADGAMGVIVNQPLELVHFSSLIEGFKLPEGAENKEIPVYYGGPVERSRGFVIHTNDFIKDYTLAVHRDVSVTASSAILNDILAGNGPRKSALVVGYAGWSQGQLEQEIEQNSWIVVPSSPELIFDTEDDIKWATASKSLGVDMAFFSTIVGHA, encoded by the coding sequence TGCGCTTGTAACCGAACATCCTATTACGCTTCGTTCTGAAACAGTGACCACACCAAGCATTCACATGCTTGATGGTCGCGAGCAAAAGGAAGGCTACCTTGCAGGTCAATTGCTGGTTGCCACACCACTGATTGACTCGGGGCCTTTCCAGCGCTCGGTTGTATTTGTATTCGCGCATGGAGCAGACGGCGCCATGGGCGTTATCGTCAACCAGCCGCTTGAGCTGGTGCACTTCTCATCGCTTATTGAGGGATTCAAACTTCCTGAGGGCGCTGAGAACAAGGAAATCCCAGTCTATTACGGCGGACCAGTGGAACGTAGTCGCGGTTTCGTAATCCATACGAATGACTTCATCAAAGACTACACCTTGGCCGTGCATCGCGACGTTTCGGTCACCGCATCAAGCGCGATCCTGAATGATATTCTGGCAGGGAATGGCCCTCGCAAATCCGCACTGGTTGTGGGTTACGCAGGCTGGTCACAAGGCCAGTTGGAGCAAGAGATTGAGCAAAATAGCTGGATAGTCGTCCCCAGCTCGCCAGAGCTTATTTTCGACACTGAAGACGACATTAAATGGGCAACTGCCAGCAAGTCGTTAGGGGTTGATATGGCCTTCTTTTCGACCATTGTAGGACACGCCTAA
- a CDS encoding DUF2059 domain-containing protein, producing the protein MKPLLMIAICFIAANSFAAPPQPKPGVVTQKKMREVALVLVDYMNANGALQTQMNRTIDDQINAIREIPCAESSTSTVRTILERTLSFDAMRPALANVYVNNFNLAELEWMVNFYQTSLGKKLLNVQPALYDTMSTISAGRIKDAEPEISAAIRTATNNVQCQQQLQRR; encoded by the coding sequence ATGAAACCACTACTCATGATAGCCATATGCTTTATCGCAGCTAACAGTTTTGCTGCACCACCACAGCCAAAACCTGGCGTAGTGACGCAGAAGAAGATGCGCGAAGTAGCCTTGGTGCTGGTGGATTACATGAATGCAAATGGTGCATTACAAACGCAAATGAACCGCACGATTGATGATCAAATCAACGCGATACGTGAAATACCATGCGCCGAAAGTTCAACCTCCACCGTGCGAACGATTCTGGAAAGAACCCTCAGCTTTGACGCCATGCGCCCAGCGCTCGCCAATGTTTACGTCAATAATTTCAATCTAGCTGAGTTGGAGTGGATGGTTAATTTCTACCAAACAAGTTTGGGCAAGAAACTGCTCAATGTTCAGCCCGCACTCTATGATACGATGAGCACGATTAGTGCAGGCCGCATCAAAGACGCTGAGCCAGAAATCTCCGCAGCCATTCGCACGGCCACCAATAACGTGCAATGCCAACAACAGTTACAACGCAGGTAA
- a CDS encoding glycine--tRNA ligase subunit alpha: MVFAFQDIILTLQNFWAKQGCIILQPYDMEMGAGTFHPATTLRTLGNKPWNCAYVQPSRRPKDGRYGENPNRLGHYYQYQVILKPSPDNIQELYLQSLKELGIDPSLHDIRFVEDDWESPTLGAWGLGWEVWCDGMEVTQFTYFQQVGGIACDPISGELTYGLERLAMYIQGVENVYDLQWNAPKDGQPTFTYGDVFKQNEVEHSGYNLEHADTAQLLQHFKDAEKECQSLLEKKLALPAYDQCIKASHRFNLLDARGVIGVTERAAYIARVRTLAKACCEAWVETQKEAA; encoded by the coding sequence ATGGTTTTTGCATTTCAAGATATCATCCTTACGCTCCAGAATTTCTGGGCAAAACAGGGCTGCATCATCCTCCAACCATACGACATGGAAATGGGGGCTGGCACCTTTCATCCCGCGACAACCTTGCGCACACTCGGCAACAAGCCGTGGAACTGCGCCTATGTGCAGCCATCACGCCGCCCGAAGGACGGGCGCTATGGCGAAAACCCCAACCGTTTGGGGCATTATTACCAATATCAGGTCATCCTGAAACCTTCGCCCGACAACATTCAAGAGCTCTATTTGCAAAGCTTGAAAGAACTCGGCATCGACCCATCGCTGCATGATATTCGCTTCGTCGAAGACGATTGGGAATCGCCCACGCTGGGCGCATGGGGCTTGGGCTGGGAAGTCTGGTGCGACGGTATGGAAGTCACGCAATTCACCTACTTCCAACAAGTGGGCGGCATTGCCTGCGACCCTATCTCTGGCGAATTGACCTACGGGCTTGAGCGTTTGGCCATGTATATTCAAGGTGTTGAAAACGTCTACGACCTGCAATGGAATGCGCCCAAAGACGGCCAACCAACCTTCACTTACGGTGACGTGTTCAAACAAAACGAAGTCGAGCATTCAGGCTATAACTTGGAGCATGCCGACACCGCGCAATTGCTTCAGCACTTCAAGGACGCAGAAAAAGAATGCCAATCCCTGCTCGAGAAAAAACTGGCACTGCCCGCCTATGACCAATGCATCAAGGCATCGCACCGTTTTAATCTGCTCGACGCGCGCGGAGTGATTGGCGTGACCGAACGCGCCGCCTATATTGCCCGCGTCCGCACCCTTGCCAAAGCCTGCTGCGAAGCATGGGTCGAAACCCAAAAGGAGGCAGCGTAA